In Bombus terrestris chromosome 6, iyBomTerr1.2, whole genome shotgun sequence, a single window of DNA contains:
- the LOC100646646 gene encoding modular serine protease, with protein MKNTIIIILTIIFSLMKHGYTQCGIETFQCKNGDCIKSELLCDGQADCKDSSDETVVECTKAEIICPNYAFRCSYGACVDGDVTCNGIQDCIDNSDETLSRCTGISSNMSSSVLCRNDQFTCANGHCINKSNLCDGKADCADNSDETYLQCGSIICPNLSFRCAYGACIDGDLKCNGVKNCADGSDEDPIKCKYTTGTTLTPPPITQRPIPPISSKFCIVPPKPENGYWKLHKSYCCDVQAGQVCNDCDVAQGTRLEPGQELIYKCNPGYKLSKDTRPFCSLQGQWVNIPECKEIRCKGLESASTGVSCRRNGGYTPCSNPVPGTEAILFCRNGYKEQTNFASSRVTCNKNGEWSPNPIQCIPACGLLPVQYIPTIVNGAPANISEFPWHATLYKAENPSAPKKFICGATVIHERLLITAAHCVYDEVAQKLDDASKFYIATGNIFKDYDSPLHNNITVKKAKVKHIYYHCDRYRGLSGNYENDIAILEVTPPLTLSNRLVPVCLDSKDEIKLENGMYGKVAGFGRTASGEFSAMLQQITVPYVSYSMCKHSSIVPETGQVLITNDKFCAGYVNGSSVCNGDSGGGLIFSSNTLWYLKGIVSVTISKTTGGSTTCNSDTYSLYTQVSNHLLWIQDIILSIDQQSLLPVCPT; from the exons atgaaaaatacgataattatcattttaacaattatattca gtTTGATGAAACATGGATATACGCAATGTGG TATAGAAACATttcaatgtaaaaatggagACTGCATAAAGAGTGAATTATTATGTGATGGGCAGGCAGATTGTAAAGATAGCTCTGATGAAACAGTTGTAGAGTGTACTAAAGCTGAAATCATATGTCCAAATTATGCATTTCGATGTTCTTATGGTGCATGTGTAGATGGAGATGTAACTTGCAATGGAATACAAGACTGTATTGACAATAGTGATGAAACATTGTCTAGATGTACAGGCATTTCATCCAATATGTCTTCATCTGTATTGTGTAGAAATGATCAATTCACATGCGCTAATGGGCATTGCATTAATAAAAGTAATCTATGTGATGGTAAAGCAGACTGTGCAGATAATTCAGACGAGACATATTTGCAATGTGGTTCAATCAT CTGTCCAAATTTATCTTTTCGTTGTGCTTATGGTGCCTGTATTGATGGTGATTTAAAATGTAATGGAGTTAAAAATTGTGCAGATGGTTCCGATGAAGATCCtataaaatgcaaatatacTACAGGAACAACTTTAACTCCTCCTCCTATAACACAGCGTCCAATACCTCCTATTAGTTCTAAATTTTGTATTGTACCACCAAAACCAGAAAACGGTTATTGGAAATTACACAAATCATATTGCTGTGATGTGCAAGCTGGTCAAGTATGTAATGATTGTGATGTTGCACAAGGCACACGGTTAGAACCAGGACAAGAATTAATATACAAATGCAATCCTGGTTATAAATTAAGTAAAGATACTCGTCCATTTTGTAGCTTGCAAGGCCAATGGGTAAATATTCCAGAATGTAAAG aaatacgtTGTAAAGGATTAGAATCAGCTTCAACAGGTGTTAGTTGTAGACGCAATGGTGGATATACTCCATGTTCAAATCCTGTTCCTGGAACAGAAGCAATATTATTCTGTCGTAATGGTTACAAAGAACAGACAAACTTTGCATCATCACGAGTTACATGTAATAAAAATGGTGAATGGAGCCCGAATCCAATACAGTGTATTCCAG caTGTGGTCTTCTACCTGTACAGTATATACCAACTATTGTAAATGGAGCTCCAGCTAATATTTCCGAATTTCCGTGGCACGCTACACTCTATAAGGCGGAGAATCCTTCTGCAccaaaaaaatttatttgtggTGCAACTGTTATTCATGAAAGACTTCTAATTACGGCAGCACATTGTGTTTATGATGAAGTGGCTCAGAAACTGGACGATGCTTCAAAATTTTACATAGCCACAGgcaatatttttaaagattatGATTCTcctttacataataatataacgGTGAAAAAGGCAAAG GTAAAACATATATACTATCATTGTGATAGATACAGAGGACTTAgcggaaattatgaaaatgacATAGCTATATTGGAAGTTACACCACCACTTACATTGTCAAACAGATTAGTACCTGTATGTTTAGATTCGAAGGATgagattaaattagaaaatggaATGTATGGAAAAGTCGCAGGATTTGGAAGGACTGCTTCAGGAGAATTTAGTGCAATGTTACAACAAATTACAGTGCCATATGTTTCTTACAGTATGTGTAAACATTCAAGTATTGTTCCTGAAACAGGACAAGTACTTATTACAAATGATAAGTTTTGTGCAGGTTATGTAAATG GGTCTTCAGTTTGTAATGGTGACAGTGGAGGTGGATTGATTTTTAGCAGCAATACATTGTGGTACTTAAAAGGTATTGTTAGTGTTACTATTAGTAAAACAACAGGAGGGTCTACAACATGTAACAGTGATACATATTCTTTGTATACTCAAGTTTCCAATCATTTGTTATGGATTCaggatattattttatcgatagaCCAACAATCATTACTACCTGTGTGTCCTACATAA
- the LOC100646766 gene encoding charged multivesicular body protein 7 isoform X1 has product MTTKIEDVDNNLPLPSEKMPKCWNEEERISALFSPFRTKSANPQDWVSKYNFWQNLIYEWLKYTKRNSFSIADLNGAFRRKGCTPLCLVTVVEELHRNNEIIPETEFLKEPCESWTAWSIDTFVKKPLVWSFSKVRSYVVNNEINKETRYIHLQIIKEFGDVILSILERKKESILIPFSELVKSCKSCIDKNILDNTIMLILIWLMREKKVVFRSDENQSELLIKIAAHSSDSITEIEEGLYKLIKQENILIKEIELMEEEKVNIISEAKSYVTKGLRQVAKTYLRKKKELESTIEKRAQTLNNIQSLITSIQDTHTNTTVISTYKIGSDVLKKLNSSCLSESNVKDIVDDLSEALEEQKEVQCILSESLKNDDSNVDLEKELAELMELDENILPSVPNTKLNSTIDELQKNLKNLHVEDATVSHVSSKLPKKANNEKISKQYECV; this is encoded by the exons ATGACTACAAAAATTGAAGATGTAGATAATAACTTACCACTTCCCTCTGAAAAAATGCCTAAATGTTGGAATGAAGAAGAAAGGATCAGTGCTTTGTTTTCTCCTTTTAGAACTAAATCTGCTAATCCACAAGATTGGgtatcgaaatataatttttggcaaaatttaatatatgaatGGTTAAAATACACTAAGAGAAATAGCTTTTCTATTGCAGACTTAAATGGTGCTTTTAGAAGGAAAGGTTGTACACCGCTTTGTTTAGTAACTGTTGTTGAAGAATTACATCG aaataatgaaataattccaGAAACTGAATTTTTGAAAGAACCCTGTGAATCATGGACTGCATGGTCAATTGATACATTTGTGAAAAAGCCACTTGTATGGTCATTTTCAAAAGTTAGAAGTTATGttgttaataatgaaattaacaaAGAAACTAGATATATACATTTACAAATCATTAAAGAATTTGGAGATGTTATACTTTCtattttagaaagaaaaaaagaaagtattcTTATACCATTTTCTGAACTAGTAAAAAGTTGTAAATCTTGcatagataaaaatatattggataATACTATAATGTTAATCTTAATATGGTTGATGCGTGAAAAAAAGGTGGTTTTTAGAAGTGATGAAAATCAAAGTGAATTACTGATTAAAATCGCTGCACATTCATCAGATAGTATAACAGAAATTGAAGAAGGCTTATACAAGttaataaaacaagaaaatatacttataaaagaaatagaacttatggaagaagaaaaagttaatattattagtgaaGCAAAGTCATATGTAACAAAAGGTCTACGacaggtagcaaaaacatatttgagaaaaaagaaagaattggaAAGTACTATTGAAAAGCGAGCTCAAACACTTAACAATATTCAAAGCCTTATAACAAGTATTCAAGATACTCACACAAATACTACTGTGATATCAACTTACAAAATAGGATCAGATGTATTAAAAAAACTTAACAGTAGTTGTTTATCAGAGTCTAATGTTAAAGATATTGTAGATGACCTGTCAGAA GCTTTGGAAGAGCAAAAAGAAGTACAATGTATATTATCAGAGTCTCTTAAGAATGATGATTCAAATGTTGATTTAGAAAAGGAATTGGCAGAATTAATGGAACTTGATGAAAATATTTTGCCTTCAGTACCAAATACTAAATTAAATTCTACCATAGATGAACTTCAAAAGAACTTAAAAAACTTACATGTTGAAG atgcTACTGTGTCCCATGTATCATCTAAATTACCAAAAAAGGCTAACAATGAAAAGATATCAAAACAATATGAATGTGtgtaa
- the LOC105666987 gene encoding tRNA pseudouridine synthase A has product MFRGKQYIIRNNLTFSRFIRLQYDHFLNKNMSVEVNSIKQDENIIERTNKRQMNDESYEMITKAPKVEPTEDVVQRKNNAKRKNFVIMLGYLGRNYYGMQINRGTKTIEESLLSALLKANFITEEQFEDVREIRFQRAARTDKGVSAVRQVVSLQLPDHVNKEDINEYLPKDIRVFDVKRVTKTFNSKNKCDARTYRYVLPTFVLAPEDPNFLQVDKEEEVDEEQRLKQLSMIDGKPYHEFRLTPEMLDKLNEILKLLEGTHNFHNFTSKTKPLDPRAKRYIIYFRCVETFIANNMEFAILEIKGQSFMLHQIRKMVSLIIGICRNIVTSDIIKDVFSLEKIDIPIAPGLGLSLHFVHYQYYNERFGKDGFHKTLEWQECNEDVDKFYKECILQDIIDKEISEKVMIHWLASILTPKRFAFKEY; this is encoded by the exons atgtttcgtgGCAAACAgtatattattagaaataatttaacATTTTCCCGTTTTATAAGATTGCAATACG atcattttttaaataaaaacatgTCAGTCGAAGTTAACAGTATTAAACAAGATGAGAATATTATTGAACGAACTAATAAAAGACAAATGAACGATGAAAGTTATGAAATGATAACAAAAGCTCCAAAGGTAGAACCAACTGAAGATGTAGTACAAAGAAAAAACAACGCTAAAAGGAAAAACTTTGTAATAATGTTAGGTTACCTTGGCAGAAATTATTATGGTATGCAAATTAATCGTGGTACGAAAACTATTGAAGAAAGTTTATTATCTGCTTTGTTGAAAGCAAATTTTATTACGGAAGAACAATTTGAAGATGTAAGAGAAATTAGATTTCAAAGAGCTGCACGTACAGATAAAGGTGTATCAGCAGTTAGGCAAGTTGTTTCTTTACAATTGC CTGATCATGTAAATAAAGAAGATATAAATGAGTACCTTCCAAAGGATATCAGAGTATTTGATGTAAAGAGGGTAACAAAAACttttaatagtaaaaataaatgcGATGCTAGAACATACAGATATGTTCTTCCTACATTTGTTTTGGCTCCAGAAGATCCAAATTTTTTACAAGTTGACAAAGAGGAAGAAGTAGATGAAGAACAACGACTTAAACAACTATCTATGATAGATGGAAAGCCATATCATGAATTCCGATTGACTCCAGAAATGCTTGACAagctaaatgaaattttgaaattattagaaGGCAcacataattttcataattttacatCAAAAAC AAAGCCATTAGATCCAAGAGCcaagcgttatataatatactttcGTTGTGTTGaaacatttattgcaaataatatGGAATTTGCAATACTGGAAATAAAAGGACAAAGTTTTATGTTACATCAAATTAGAAAAATGGTATCTTTAATAATAGGGATTTGTAGAAATATTGTGACAAGTGATATTATCAAAGATGTATTTTCATTAGAAAAAATTGACATCCCTATTGCACCAGGTTTAGGACTAAGTTTACATTTt GTACATTATCAATATTATAATGAAAGATTTGGAAAAGATGGATTTCACAAAACATTAGAATGGCAAGAATGTAATGAAGATGTTgacaaattttataaagaatgcATTTTACAAGATATAATAGATAAGGAAATATCAGAAAAAGT AATGATACATTGGTTGGCATCTATCCTGACACCAAAGAGATTTGCATTTAAAGAATATTAG
- the LOC100646279 gene encoding transmembrane protein 234 homolog — MSSSLDSIIFLILVAFLWGVTNPFIKKGAKGLENVKSSSKFCQFFKELAFLITNLKYIIPFIINQCGSVLYFLTLNKVDISLAIPVTNSLTFVITAITGWILGEEKIHKNTYMGMILILVGTVLCSWDKIDNTIQF, encoded by the exons atgtcatCGTCTTTAG attCTATAATATTCCTCATTCTTGTGGCGTTTTTGTGGGGTGTAACCAATCCATTTATTAAAAAAGGAGCTAAAGGTTTAGAAAACGTGAAATCATCTTctaaattttgtcaattttttaaagaacttgCTTTtcttattacaaatttaaag tatattatacCATTTATCATTAATCAATGTGGttctgtattatattttttaactttgaATAAAGTAGACATATCACTTGCCATTCCAGTCACTAATTCTCTTACTTTTGTAATAACGGCAATAACTGGTTGGATTTTGGGTGAAGAAAAGATACACAAAA aTACATACATGGGAATGATATTGATTTTGGTTGGAACAGTCCTTTGTTCTTGGGATAAAATAGACAATACTATACAGTTTTAA
- the LOC100646766 gene encoding charged multivesicular body protein 7 isoform X2, with amino-acid sequence MKKKGSVLCFLLLELNLLIHKIGFSIADLNGAFRRKGCTPLCLVTVVEELHRNNEIIPETEFLKEPCESWTAWSIDTFVKKPLVWSFSKVRSYVVNNEINKETRYIHLQIIKEFGDVILSILERKKESILIPFSELVKSCKSCIDKNILDNTIMLILIWLMREKKVVFRSDENQSELLIKIAAHSSDSITEIEEGLYKLIKQENILIKEIELMEEEKVNIISEAKSYVTKGLRQVAKTYLRKKKELESTIEKRAQTLNNIQSLITSIQDTHTNTTVISTYKIGSDVLKKLNSSCLSESNVKDIVDDLSEALEEQKEVQCILSESLKNDDSNVDLEKELAELMELDENILPSVPNTKLNSTIDELQKNLKNLHVEDATVSHVSSKLPKKANNEKISKQYECV; translated from the exons ATGAAGAAGAAAGGATCAGTGCTTTGTTTTCTCCTTTTAGAACTAAATCTGCTAATCCACAAGATTGG CTTTTCTATTGCAGACTTAAATGGTGCTTTTAGAAGGAAAGGTTGTACACCGCTTTGTTTAGTAACTGTTGTTGAAGAATTACATCG aaataatgaaataattccaGAAACTGAATTTTTGAAAGAACCCTGTGAATCATGGACTGCATGGTCAATTGATACATTTGTGAAAAAGCCACTTGTATGGTCATTTTCAAAAGTTAGAAGTTATGttgttaataatgaaattaacaaAGAAACTAGATATATACATTTACAAATCATTAAAGAATTTGGAGATGTTATACTTTCtattttagaaagaaaaaaagaaagtattcTTATACCATTTTCTGAACTAGTAAAAAGTTGTAAATCTTGcatagataaaaatatattggataATACTATAATGTTAATCTTAATATGGTTGATGCGTGAAAAAAAGGTGGTTTTTAGAAGTGATGAAAATCAAAGTGAATTACTGATTAAAATCGCTGCACATTCATCAGATAGTATAACAGAAATTGAAGAAGGCTTATACAAGttaataaaacaagaaaatatacttataaaagaaatagaacttatggaagaagaaaaagttaatattattagtgaaGCAAAGTCATATGTAACAAAAGGTCTACGacaggtagcaaaaacatatttgagaaaaaagaaagaattggaAAGTACTATTGAAAAGCGAGCTCAAACACTTAACAATATTCAAAGCCTTATAACAAGTATTCAAGATACTCACACAAATACTACTGTGATATCAACTTACAAAATAGGATCAGATGTATTAAAAAAACTTAACAGTAGTTGTTTATCAGAGTCTAATGTTAAAGATATTGTAGATGACCTGTCAGAA GCTTTGGAAGAGCAAAAAGAAGTACAATGTATATTATCAGAGTCTCTTAAGAATGATGATTCAAATGTTGATTTAGAAAAGGAATTGGCAGAATTAATGGAACTTGATGAAAATATTTTGCCTTCAGTACCAAATACTAAATTAAATTCTACCATAGATGAACTTCAAAAGAACTTAAAAAACTTACATGTTGAAG atgcTACTGTGTCCCATGTATCATCTAAATTACCAAAAAAGGCTAACAATGAAAAGATATCAAAACAATATGAATGTGtgtaa